The Arachis duranensis cultivar V14167 chromosome 9, aradu.V14167.gnm2.J7QH, whole genome shotgun sequence genomic sequence AATTTGGAGCTGTAAAAATTTCACATATTGGACAGCCTCCTCGAGCATTGTGCTGATATCCACCTGCAATTTCATAAGGAAACAAACTTGAGAATTTTGGCATCTAAACTCAAccaatttgttttattttgttttgacaATAGTTGGATTGCCACCAAGAAAGCTACCTTGGTTCCATTAGGCACTAAGTTTTGTAAGATTCTCAACCTTTCAtttattctttctcttcttctctgcaCAATGTAATTTAGTTTAGAATatcttcaaaaaataattagggAGGATATTTTGAGAAAGATGCACTTGGCATAGGGCATACTCTTGCATAGATGCTCTGTGGATCAGTAGCAGAACCTCTACTAGATCTAGATTTGCCATTTAACTGAAGACCTTTAGAATATTTCAGGCTCAAGCTCGAAGACTCTCCTTCATTTAGCTCATGACACGTATCCAAGTCATCTTCTGAGCAGGAACAGCTCAAGTTTTCCCCCTGACCAGGACatctatcttcttctttaatgttGCTAATGGAAGCAGATTTTGGTTTCTTTGTAGTCTtaacatttttcttgttctttagtATCTAcagaataaaaatatcatatcaTGATGAGAAGTTGAGAACACCACCAAATCAAACAAGTTATGAGGTTAAAGACTTAAAGCAGTAATATGCAATGTTATGAAGCATAAGGCATGCTTTGTGTTTTCTACCTCATTTGAACTCCGAGATCTTTTTCTTGGCTTCTCCAGCTTGCTGGTTATATTCTCTTGGGCTGGTTCAGAAACAGGTTGACTTGGTACATTCTTATCAGCAATAACATCTACACCTAACTCTTTATCAGTATATGTGCTTAATGAGGGATCCACCAAGTTGGTTAATGGATCATTCAAGTTGTCACTATCTATAATTGGAAACATATTGTTAGAAGCATCTGCAGCATAAAATGAACTGCTATTGATGTCTGCATGACCATACCATAATGCAGATGGAATTCCTGCATTCAAATTTGCATGTAGCTGTTGTGTGTGTGAGCAGTTGCTAAGAAATTGGTTCATGAAATCAGCTTCCTCAGCTGTGTATGATCCACTAAGGGAACTCCATTCTGCATAAATTTCCTCACCAGgctccattttctttctttgggAAGCTTACTAATATGATATAATATGAGTTAGAAGCTGAAGTTTGTTCAATGCTTTAATGGGATCAATGCTTCTGCCTATTTATATAACCAAGAAGTCGAAATAATATGCCTCTTTGCTCTTGGGTTGACTTAAACTATATAAAAAGTTATAGTTTATACTTGCTAATAATTGGTCTCTGACAAAGTCCTACTATCacttgattttttaaaataaattaaagaattaaaagTACTTTTACTTGAATTTTAAGGTTTATTTCTTCTGCATCTTTATCTCCATAATTATCATCACTTCATATTTGTTACCATTTTATCTCCTTAATTATCATCACCTCATCTTTGTTACATACATAGTTTCTAGGATTCAATCTTACTTTTAGGGGAATATACTATGTAATCTATagtaatttttcaataattcaaaatatactCTATATCTGATTTGTACCTATTTACAGATACTAGTACATATTCTACGAATTAGGCCTGAAAGTTGGACAGAAAtgacagagagagaagagaagaacaaTATATATTAGTATTAAAGTATTTGTGAAGGAGGTTTAGGAGTTTTAGGAgatagaaaaaagagaaatacacCTGTTAATTGTGAGAACAAACGTGGGGGTGGCATTCAATATTTCATATTGTAAGACAAGGTCGGCTTAATGAGAATTGAGATCGTGCCATTTATTAATACAGACATCATTATCTTCTAACTGGATTTTTGTCTCTTCCATATAGCTGTTAAACACTCACTCTCACACACACATTCCCTCCAGATTTCAAGTTAGGTTTCTGTTTGGATTTTGAGGACACTGAGTGAAAGTCCTCAGTTTTTGAGATTAGcccatcattttaattttaatgttaatGCTGAGTTGTTTAAGACTTAAGAGTCCAATAATCCAGATATATTAACAAAACTAATCAGTTGTTCTTTATACTATGTGACATTGGAATATATGGACCACGTAACATTATATTCTTTGATAAGACTTCTTGGATGTTGTACATGTATACGTGTCGTGTGTGCATGTTTTCTAAGTTAAAGGTTAACATTGATTATAGAgagattcttccttctgttagATAAGGATTCCCCTTGCTCCTCGCAAAGAAGATAATGTTTTGTATGCAGTATGTACTATCAAGTCATATTGTAATTCGTTAAATATGTTCTAAAACTATACAAATATTCATGTCACTACTTGAGATTAATGCATCTTGGCATTCATTCGTGCTAAAATTCTGACAGGGGAAAAGTTTATAATTGTCATGAAGGGAGACAGACATTAACCTAAGAATTTTTCAAGCTTTGTACAAAATACACTCTGAAACCTAGAAATTGTTGTCATGTGTTTTTCTACGTCTCGTATTAGTTGTCTAAGATTTGATTAGATTTTATACATGGTGCTAAGTTGTCTTATGaagatattataaaatttacatACCCCCACCCTTATTTATAATTATCTGCATCATGGTGAGTTGAGAAAAAATTATACCAGCAAATTGTCTagattcttatttatttttgatgtattattagtataaaataattttacatgtaCGTTTAAGTGCGTAAAAtcatgtaaaaaataatatctctACATTGTTTGCGTGAATGGTTATCTAAATAAATAGTTGTGAATCAATGACTGTATActattaatatatcaaaattaaattcttaaataaaccACATAATTTATCTTATCACTTCCAAATATAAGTTTTACTTTCAGTCTGACTCAGCAATGTAGCATGTGCCTACATTATTCCCATCATTTACAACCAGTTAATCAACTCAAATTGTATATTCATATAACCAGTGTGTGACTTTGATAATaagcaaattaaattaaaaaatccaaGACTGAAGTATTAGCAAAATTATCCAGTGTTGTAAATGTTCTCACACAAGGAACAGTGAAATTaaatgaatcaaatttttgtctCATTGCTCAATGTAGAAAAGGGCTTTCCCATTTAGTTGGAGGAGTAATAGAGAGGTCTAGTCCAATATTAATTCCATTGTAAGCGATTGGAGCATACATCCATAAATCATCAGAGCTTAGAAGCTGTTACATTATCattcaaatcaaaatattaaaaaatataaaataaaatacaatacaaaaaaGAACATGTTGTCAACTTGGCTTGTTACCTTAATTTGGAGTTGTAAGAACTTCACATAATGGACAGCTTCCTCAAGCATGGTGCTGATATCCACCTTAGTTCCATTGGGGACAAGTGTTTGTAGTATTCTCAACCTTTCATTTatcctttctcttcttttctacaCAATGCAAGCAAGAGTACTTCAAGACATGATGATGCAATGTGGATTTATCACTTATCAACATGAATGATTATATGATGAACTTACTCTTGCATATAGGCTCTGTGGATCTGTGGCAGCACCACTGCTACTTCTTCTATTTTTGGGAGCTGCAGGGCCTTTATCCTCTTCACTGTTGCTTGTGTAAGAAGAAGGAAGTGGATTCTCCTTCCTTGATTTAACATTCCTCATGTTTCTTGGGACCTAAGTAATGTCATCATCAAGAACATAGTTATGTACAACTCAATGTTATGAGGGAATAATTTGGAAACAATGGGAAAAACTACCAATAGATTTTTAACTCTGAATTGTTCACATACCTCAGATGAACTCCTAAGCCTTTTGGTTGGGTTCTCCAAGTCCTCTGCAGGTTCAAAAACCATTCTTTCACACTCTATCTTAGCATCATCATCAATGATTCCACTTATCTGCGCCCTCGAGTTATCATTACTCTGTGGACTAAACTTGGCACCTTCTAAACAATTATCGGTGGACATGGAGTCGAAATTTGTTGTGGTATCATAGGAATAGATATTCCCATTCTCAGTACTGGAGCTACTCCCTTGGGAGAAGCATAGATAGTTAGCATTTTCAATATGTGAAGGAGGCAAATAGGAATTGCCATTGATGCCTTTGAAGCTCACTTTTGTGGATTCATGGCAAGGCCAAAATGCAGAAGATGGTGGCATGGCAACACTAGAATAATGCTTCTCTGAGACAGAATAGTTACCAGCAAGAAGCTGAGTCATGAATTCAGCTTCCTCAGCTGTGTATAGTCCACTAAGAGAACCCCATTCTTCAGAAATCAACTGAGCTGGttccattcttcttctcttAAGTGTGATAGTAAGAGTGTATATTTGTTTCAATGATAGATCAAGTGTGAGACtaactaatatatttatatgttacaACCTAAGATAATGCCAAAAAGGGATTGGAGTTATATATGGAAAAAGATCCCTTTCATAATTGCCAAGAATTAGGTAAGGACAAAGTGCAATAATATACTACTAATAGTTTTGAACACACTTTaactgtttatttattattaaggtCTTAAAATGTGAGACTTGGTTCATTAGATGACAAACAAGGAGAATGAAACAATTGACAAGTGCAATTGGCCTCATATGATTATGGTATGAATTAACATCTATGTAGtatgagaaaaacaaataattgtatcactattttaagaaaaaagaaaaagaaagaggggCATGGATTGAGGTTTAGGCGTGGTATCATAGTATATATGTCAAACATTAttctaaaaatagtaaaataccaATCTGACAGAGACTGTGTTGTGTGACAACTGGATTCAAGTGCCCTATGAAGCAGTTTAAAAACCTATGGAAGCTCCTTCAACTCCAGATTCTGTTTTGTTCAGATTCTGTTTGTTGAGTTATTTTGTATTGGTTTGTCGTGACGTCTAAATAACTAACTACCATGTTGTAATATATTAAGAtgtttaaaaattatgtttgtaaaaaagaaaaagaacattaGTGATCAATATATCTATAGTTCTatactaacaaaaaaataacaaaaattccTCTGAAGAAATCAGATTCATCCAAAAAATAAGGGGAAGAGACCAAATTAGCAAGTGTGAAAGGCATCCCAAAAGAATTGCAAAAAAAACAGCTGGAACTCAACGGGTACGTTTACTAATCTTagatttttatgatataattaattGCAGTGCTACTACTGTAGTTACAATCATTGTCAATTAATACCATTACATATTCTCATATATTAATTTCAACTTTCAAGTGATCTTTCCACTACTCACATTAATTAAAGAcgtttattctttttaaataatttcatCAACTTTAGTCTGATTGAAGGTTTCAAATGATGCTACTACTTTTACAGAATGCAGGTATAATTGTCGGATGAAGTAACTTACTGTCAAATAAATTACCAACTTGATGCCATTTTTATAAAGATCAAATTAATGTCAACTAGTATATATAAAAACTTTATCAAATACTCTTCTAAACCAGATTTCAGCCCACTAATCTGTTTGAAGAGTTTAAGCTATTTGTTTTGTTAAAATGTTAGGTAGGGAAGTTTAAATCTCATTTGGCGAAAAGATTATTGTCTAATAAATGTTTAAATTGTACTCAAGTTATCTATTACATTAAGCTTATAAAGTATTTGACACGCTATTAATCTTATTATCAATGCTTTGTTGGTTTAATATAATTGAGTGAATAAAAAAGTTGAGAGTGCAATcagaaatattattaatatattaagcGGCTTAAGACACATTAATGAATTTTCATTTTAAGGTCAACTACTACGCgtattattgatttattgtaGAAGATAAATCTAtaaccaaattaaatattttacatgAATCAAAAGCCCAGTTTGGCAAAGCGTGTGgaaactttttttttggttaatacTGGAACGTGCTGTCCACTGTTAATTAGCCTTTGGAATTCCGatcaaataatcaataatcTCCAACTTAAATAGTGATGCATCCTATTTAATAAATGTATAGTTTGCATTTGTGTTGAGATGAGAATGAAAATAATCGAATATCGCTTGTGTTTATAAATATCAACAATTTTTAGTGGACATAATCTTATTTCAGTTAATTTGATCATGAACAAGTGTTGTGTGTACAAGTAAAAGGAATAATCTTATAGATTACTGCATCTGTTTATAAGTACGgaacattaaaataaaaacacaaaaatactaataaaacacataatttattttttatttttttaattatttttgttaattttttataattatatttttattattatattattttcccaaattttttgaatgaaaaaaaaggaaaataaattagacttttataatttattttagtttatcactaaacaaaatataaaaaatactaatttatatGTATCTGTCATTTGTATCTTGTTCTCAAGTATTTTGTCTTGTCCAGTTTTTAAAACCAAACATGGTCTTCTTTTACTAGACTTGGCGTGGCTGGTTGATGTAAGATAACAAGCAACGAAAATCCTCTTCTAACTAAAGGCCATGGAAGTCaatgaattatatttattataataatattgtcTGTTTAGAAGATTGACTTTTGATTTGTCAACCATTTAACTATAAACTATCGAACGCTTTCAATATTCATGTATTATAATCCCAGAAagtcaaaaagaaaaacaattccTCCTCGAAcatcctttttttaattttgacttcTAAGAATgtaaactaataaaagtatcaTAATTTGAGCAGCCATTCAGCCAGCTTTTGCTGAGAACACTATTGATTTCTTTGCCCATTGAGGGGAAAAAAATGAAGACGTAATAAAGCAGATAGTGAACTACAATGATCATATAAATGTAATTGACCTCATCTTGTTATTCACCTTGTTTGCTTTATTTGGTTATATTATATTGAAGGCATCCCTCATGTTTGACTCAGCAGTTCACAGTTTTGTGTTATTTTATAAAGTAATTGCCTGTTTTCAATTATGATTTAATAGTGGTGACTGGTGATGATCCAAGTAAACCTGGTGTACTGAAGTGTCTCATACTCTCATTCAAACATTATTTTCCTTTCTcatcaaatatataaaataaaataaaatagataaaaaaattacatgcaCTTGTTTTTATTTAACATTAATAGTTAAGAATCATTAAATGTCAATTTAGTAAAAcatgtcaaattatttaataattctcAACTATCAACATGAAGAcaactatatataaattttcaCTAATAATGAAATGAAATTCAACCCAAACATGAAACtgctttctctctctcattttgttttggacCGGACTGGGCGGGCCAGGATGCAGCCCGACCCGGACCCACAGAAAACACACCTGAAGCAGATAGACCCGGGACAGACTCGACCTAGCACTGAAACTGAAATGAGTCTCCACTCTGCAGGAGCAAGAAGTATCATTTATATAAAGATGGTATTACTGCATAACATCTATGGGACTGTTTTATGAAACAACAAAGACTGGCTAATAATGTGCGACTTATATATCAAATGGTTGAGACAAGTTGGTCTTCAAGATTCAAGGATCCCACATAATTACAACTTAAACCAATTCAGATAACAACATTCAATCCTGAATGTGCAATTCCATTCCAAATGGACACCAAAACTGAGGGCAAAGGGCAAAGATGGCTGACAAGGGTATTTGATACA encodes the following:
- the LOC107467335 gene encoding transcription factor bHLH84; amino-acid sequence: MEPGEEIYAEWSSLSGSYTAEEADFMNQFLSNCSHTQQLHANLNAGIPSALWYGHADINSSSFYAADASNNMFPIIDSDNLNDPLTNLVDPSLSTYTDKELGVDVIADKNVPSQPVSEPAQENITSKLEKPRKRSRSSNEILKNKKNVKTTKKPKSASISNIKEEDRCPGQGENLSCSCSEDDLDTCHELNEGESSSLSLKYSKGLQLNGKSRSSRGSATDPQSIYARRRRERINERLRILQNLVPNGTKVDISTMLEEAVQYVKFLQLQIKLLSSDDLWMYAPIAYNGMNIGLDFNITTPKQNNNSRYIA
- the LOC107467178 gene encoding transcription factor bHLH84-like, with the protein product MEPAQLISEEWGSLSGLYTAEEAEFMTQLLAGNYSVSEKHYSSVAMPPSSAFWPCHESTKVSFKGINGNSYLPPSHIENANYLCFSQGSSSSTENGNIYSYDTTTNFDSMSTDNCLEGAKFSPQSNDNSRAQISGIIDDDAKIECERMVFEPAEDLENPTKRLRSSSEVPRNMRNVKSRKENPLPSSYTSNSEEDKGPAAPKNRRSSSGAATDPQSLYARKRRERINERLRILQTLVPNGTKVDISTMLEEAVHYVKFLQLQIKLLSSDDLWMYAPIAYNGINIGLDLSITPPTKWESPFLH